The proteins below are encoded in one region of Campylobacter rectus:
- a CDS encoding EamA/DMT transporter family protein, with protein sequence MKKLIFVTVLWAFSFSLIGEFLAGRVDSYFAAFSRVVLALGVFLPFMIKDFAAKNLALYAKVAAIGAVQIGVMYIFYYNSFAYLSVAEVALFTIFTPFYVSVVYDVLAGRLRLMYLFSVGTAVLGALIIKYGSVNSGFWYGFLLVQGANLCFGVGQSAYKFLLEKQGFNEQRGVFGYFFVGAAAVTGIAFAMFGNPEKINLDLTQGAVLLWLGIGASGLGYFLWNKGACEVDSGTLAIMNNALIPAAIIVNLVFWHKDADILRLCLGGAVIYISLLIHNKIIAHYERASVAAK encoded by the coding sequence ATGAAAAAATTGATTTTTGTTACGGTGCTTTGGGCGTTTAGTTTTAGCCTCATCGGCGAGTTTTTGGCGGGACGAGTGGATAGCTACTTCGCCGCGTTTTCGCGCGTCGTGCTTGCGCTTGGCGTATTTTTACCCTTTATGATTAAGGATTTTGCCGCGAAAAACCTCGCCCTCTACGCCAAAGTAGCCGCGATCGGCGCGGTGCAAATCGGCGTGATGTATATTTTTTATTACAACTCGTTTGCTTATCTCAGCGTCGCCGAAGTCGCGCTCTTTACGATATTTACGCCGTTTTACGTGAGCGTGGTCTATGATGTGCTCGCAGGCAGGCTGAGGCTGATGTATCTGTTTAGCGTGGGCACGGCGGTTTTGGGCGCGCTCATCATCAAATACGGCAGCGTAAACAGCGGCTTTTGGTATGGATTTTTGCTCGTGCAGGGGGCGAATTTGTGCTTTGGCGTCGGGCAGAGCGCGTATAAATTTTTGCTGGAAAAGCAGGGTTTTAACGAGCAAAGAGGGGTTTTTGGCTACTTTTTCGTCGGAGCCGCGGCGGTTACGGGCATAGCCTTTGCTATGTTTGGCAATCCTGAAAAAATCAATCTCGACCTCACGCAGGGTGCGGTTTTGCTCTGGCTTGGTATCGGAGCTAGCGGTCTAGGGTATTTTTTATGGAACAAAGGCGCATGCGAGGTAGATAGCGGAACTCTAGCCATTATGAATAACGCTCTCATACCTGCAGCCATCATCGTAAATTTAGTCTTTTGGCATAAGGATGCAGATATACTAAGGCTCTGCCTAGGCGGTGCGGTGATTTATATCTCGCTACTGATACATAACAAAATCATCGCGCACTACGAGCGAGCAAGCGTAGCAGCAAAATAG